GGCTATCTCCTCCCCGCTCGGACTTGAAGTGAGCCAGTCACGAATTTCGCCTGATTCCATTGAAGTGAGAGTGAAGGCATATTTGTTGTCAAACCTCCCGGCAGGTACATGGAAGTTAAGAGTTTATGCAGTTGAACACCCGGTTAATTTCACTACTGCACCCGGTTCGAATGGGGAAAAGTATTTCCCTCATGTATTCAGAAAATCGATCCCAAATTCTTCCGGTGAGCTTTTCCCGTCTTCGAAGGGTATATATGAGTTTACCTGGAGATATAAATTCGAAACTGCGTGGAAGGATTCAAATCAATATTCCATAGCTGTTGTTCAGGATGATATTACGAAAGAAGTGGTTAACGCCGGAAGCAGCAGGATACCACTCCAGTTTCCAGTCGGCCTGAAAGATGATGAAACAGGACACCTTCCTTCAACAGTAACGCTTTACGACAATTACCCGAATCCATTTAATCCGTCAACAGTGATTTCTTATTCACTACCTGAGGCAACAGAAGTTAATCTCAGCGTATTTAATGCTGCAGGTGAATTTATTAAATCCCTGCATAGCGGTTACAAAACTGCGGGTCATTACAAAATTGAATTTGAAGCCACCGGTTTTTCATCAGGAGTATATTTTGTTATTTTGAACACACCTGTTGGAAGATCGGTGAAAAAGATCAGTCTGCTGAAATAGTTGATAACCTTAGGATTAGCCTAAAATATCATTTCTTGTCGTCAGCACTGGGCCCATAGAGTCCCGGTACTCTCAGATCATTCATCCGCAAATAAACTGTCAATTGCCCTCTGTGATGAATCATGTGATTCATCACTGAGGACCTAAGCACTGAATGCCTCGGCTCTCCAAAAAACGGTTTCCCGTTATAATATAGAGTCCATATTTCATCCATTTGCTCCTTATTCATCCCACGAAGCACATCAAGAAATTTTCTCACATTTTCGTCAAATTTTCTGAGCATCTCCTCCTTTCTTTCAGGGGCATTAATATCTGGATTAACTTCGGAATCTTTTAGATGATATTTATCCGTGGTCAGAGTCATTAATCCCCAGTATGAAATGTTAGCAAGATGCATGGCAAGGTGCTTTAATGAGAATGACCTGGGATGCGGTTTGAAATCGAATTTACTAAAATCGAGAATTTCGAGCACTTTCCTTGTTCCTTTGAATTCCTGTTCAAATTCACGATAGAATTCGTCAACGATCATTTTTCTGTCCTTTTCTTTGGCTGTCTTGTGTCAACATTTAGTAAAAATTTAGACTTGCTTCATTTTTGAATTATGATAAACTCTGTTCTTCTGTTCACGGCCCTGCCCTCTTCCGTCTTGTTGTCTGCAACAGGTTTGGTGTCGCCGAACCCGATCGCTTTTATCCTGTTACCGTCAATTCCCCTGTTGATAAGTTCGGTCTTGACCGCATCAGCCCGCTGTTGCGAAAGTTTCAGATTGTAACCCTTGTCCCCGACATTATCAGTGTGGCCATGAATTTCAATATCAAAAAGCGGGTTCTTAACCAGAAGCTCAACAACGGTTTGAACAGCCCGCTCCGAGGATGGTTTTAGATCATACTTGTTGAATTCAAAATTAATGTTAAGCAACACAGGTACATTCGCTTCGGGGGTATTGTTGAAATTGGCAAATGTTTCTATCTCATATTGTGGCATGCAGAATTTGATACTGACAGTGTGCTGTCCATACTCAACGGGCCTGTACTGAAGGATGTAGGCATGCTGCAACCGGCTGTAAATATCCGCATACACTCTGCTGAATTCGGACGAAAGGTACATGTGATTATATGTTCCTCCGGTCGAGACTGCCAGTTCTTTCAGAAAATTTTCATTCACATCCCGGCCAAAGTCGATCGCACAGATTATAACATCATTATCAAGAGCGTATTCTGTGAGGCTGTCAAGAAAATTCGCTCCTTCGGTTCCATCCGTATAGACAATCACTATCTTGCTCTTGACAGGTGCATTCTTCACAGCGTCAATTCCTGTCATAATGGCTTTTGAGAGAGATGATTTTCCACCGTAACCGGTCAGCCCTGAAGGATTTAATTTATTCAGAAGAATTGAAGCATCAGTTGTGAGAGGAACCTCAATAACCGCCTTGTCGTCATATTTTACGATGGAAACAGCGTCAGCCTTGTTTTTAATCTTTATCAGATCTGCAGCAGCAGCTTGAATGATATTTGCACGATCTTCCCCGATGGATCCGCTGTGATCCATTACGAGCGAAACAGCTATCGGTTCAACAATTGCACCCGGAATCTCGGCGAGCTTAAAGTCATCTATTTTATATGTTTTACCGTTCACTTCCTCAGAAACACTGCACCACTTCTTCAACCACTCACCTTCGAGTGCATTAGTCAGCATTATGCCATCAGAATTTAGAATATTCATATATATTGAAATCAAATCTGCTTGAGATGCATCGACACGACTCACGGTGAGTACAGGATTTTGGGCATTCATTTCACTTATTCGGCTTATTCCACTAACATAGAGTGGTTTGTAGTTTGCCGGAGGTGTCGAGTCATCTTTTACGGCTTCAACCGGGGTTGAACAACCGGTCAAAAAGACTATTAGTAATAGAGAGTTAATGACAAGAAGAATTTTCGTTTTCATATCTGATCCGATTGAATAACTGATGATTAAAAGTTGTTAACTGTTAAATTGACGATTGAATGATTTGAAAAAACGAGTTGTATCTGCTAACAAATCGACATTAATCTGCTATTTATCAGATCGCAATCTACATTTATTTCATTTAAAACTCAAGAAACTGCCTGAAATAGTTTTTGGAGAACAAAAAAAAACATTTGTTAGTAGCAAATATCTCGTTACATTAGGAGGTATGAAAAGAAAATTTCTTATTTCCATTCTAATTTTTGTATTTTTCCTGTCCGCAACAGGTTTTCCCGTTGTAATTCACACTTGTGAATCTTCGGGCGTCAGTACATTATTCGGATGTGAAATGTGTGATGACGCAGTTGAGGT
This genomic window from Ignavibacteria bacterium contains:
- a CDS encoding damage-inducible protein DinB; protein product: MIVDEFYREFEQEFKGTRKVLEILDFSKFDFKPHPRSFSLKHLAMHLANISYWGLMTLTTDKYHLKDSEVNPDINAPERKEEMLRKFDENVRKFLDVLRGMNKEQMDEIWTLYYNGKPFFGEPRHSVLRSSVMNHMIHHRGQLTVYLRMNDLRVPGLYGPSADDKK
- a CDS encoding T9SS type A sorting domain-containing protein; its protein translation is MQNIFTVCLVFITLVIPLSAQFDTHAVENVTSGFRRYPLYEEVTNASCGPCAQSNPALNSYMETMKDSLIGVTYHAWWPGVSDPMYQHNIQQNRDRIQFMKGNVNATPWLNVDGIIVDVWPFSPSNLSGAYKTRMAISSPLGLEVSQSRISPDSIEVRVKAYLLSNLPAGTWKLRVYAVEHPVNFTTAPGSNGEKYFPHVFRKSIPNSSGELFPSSKGIYEFTWRYKFETAWKDSNQYSIAVVQDDITKEVVNAGSSRIPLQFPVGLKDDETGHLPSTVTLYDNYPNPFNPSTVISYSLPEATEVNLSVFNAAGEFIKSLHSGYKTAGHYKIEFEATGFSSGVYFVILNTPVGRSVKKISLLK
- a CDS encoding OmpA family protein; its protein translation is MKTKILLVINSLLLIVFLTGCSTPVEAVKDDSTPPANYKPLYVSGISRISEMNAQNPVLTVSRVDASQADLISIYMNILNSDGIMLTNALEGEWLKKWCSVSEEVNGKTYKIDDFKLAEIPGAIVEPIAVSLVMDHSGSIGEDRANIIQAAAADLIKIKNKADAVSIVKYDDKAVIEVPLTTDASILLNKLNPSGLTGYGGKSSLSKAIMTGIDAVKNAPVKSKIVIVYTDGTEGANFLDSLTEYALDNDVIICAIDFGRDVNENFLKELAVSTGGTYNHMYLSSEFSRVYADIYSRLQHAYILQYRPVEYGQHTVSIKFCMPQYEIETFANFNNTPEANVPVLLNINFEFNKYDLKPSSERAVQTVVELLVKNPLFDIEIHGHTDNVGDKGYNLKLSQQRADAVKTELINRGIDGNRIKAIGFGDTKPVADNKTEEGRAVNRRTEFIIIQK